The sequence ACGTCCACTGATTCAGCCGACGGGTTGATGGGAAATGAGTGAGACAGGCATATCAGCTGTTGCTGCCGAAAGGTGAGGGTACTTTGATCGTAGGCATGGACCTCGTTACCTCTGAGCATTCGGATCGCCTCCTTGGTTGGGTTTCTCTTGAGAGCCCATGTCCAGGAAGTCGCGGGCCTGTATAGCTTCGGAGGCACTCGGCCCAAAGACCCTTTCCTGTATGCGTAACACGTCTTGATAGATAGGGATGGCGAGATCTCGGTGGTGATGTGCTTCATACATGCGGGCCATCGCGCTGAGCGAGACCGCAACCAACGGATGGTCATGCCCAAAGACCTTTTCTCGGATTTCTTTTGCGCGGAGGAGCATCGGCATTGCGAGCGATAAGTTATCGGAGTACAAACTGATTGCGACGTGATGGAGACTGTCCGCAATGGCAGGATGGTCCGGTACCAGCGCTCCTTCTCGAATAACCCAAGCCCGGAAAAATAATGGACCGGCTAATGCACGCTCTTGTGGCTGTTCAAATAACGCGCCGGCAAGCAGGTCCAGGGTGTCGGCCACGTGAAGATCCTCAGCTCCCCGAGTCGACGTGTAAATGGTAAGCGCTCGGCGCAAGACGGTTTCTGCGCCACTGTAGTCGTTCTGCATAAACCTCGCTGCGCCCAATTTCTTCAGAAGAGCCGCCAGATCTTGGTTCGCTTCTTTCTCGATGGTACGCTCTAATATTCCGACGGCCATAGCATAGTCTTGTTCGGCTTGGGCCCAGTGATCAAGGGACTTGGCATGGTCTCCGCTGGCCTCATGTCCGGACCAGCCAATGTCGTCGACGGCGGCGACCAAGCCGACGCACACTCTCATCCTCGGCAAGAGCAAGCTTGGTCTGCCATGAGCTCCGCGGAGTTTATCCTGCTCTTCTGTTCGGTTACCGATCGCGAAGCACGCATCCCTGGCTTCTGCGTACGTCGGGCTGCGTGAGAGAAGGTTGTCGTTTCTTGTATGGTCTCCCCACTCCATCTCCATCGCCGGCGGAGGGAGTACCGCATGGTTCTCAGCGAAAGAGTCGTCGGCAGACGATGTTGTGGGTGCCAGACAACAGCACAGCAACGCGATGAGTCCCGGGCAGCCGCGCGGACGACCGGCATGAAGTTGGGGAAAGGTTTCTGGACCAGACATACTCGATCTCATGATACCAGTGATATGGATATTTTTAACGGACGGCTATGACGAAGGATACTGGTGTCTTATCTAGGGTGAACAAGATCGTCGCTGCAATGTGCACCGATGTCTTCCAATCCGTTATCTAGGAGCTATGTGCCCATGCTTTCAAAAGTGAACGATTGTAGAAATCATGAATACTGGTTCGTCAGCGGTTCATGGCGGCCAGCACGCGCTTGGCTTTCCTTTCGTCAACAGCCTGGGATTCCGTCAAGTCATTGAAGTCTCCACGAATTGCTTTCAGGCCATACCGTTCCAGATCGATTTCTCTCGCAGTCCGAATTCCCAGACGACGGAAGACCGGCACCGGTGGACACCATCCTTGCACCGCATGCTGCAAAAGAAATCCGGCGACCACAGCCGGAAGAATAAAAAACCGCCGATGTACAAACGCTCCAAGACCGAGTCCGACAAGAGCAATAGTCGCGGCATTGGCTTCGAGTGTTCGTTCCATATCCCATTCCTGATCCAGCTCTTCAAGCCGTCGATTAATCTCAGATTCTCCTTGCCTCCCCACAGACGCGATGCGTTGCTCTGTGTGTCGTCGGATCTCGTCGTTGATCACTTCATCGGTATGTTGTTCGACTCGAGTCGTCGTCGGGATCATAGCTTGCTCCTCGTTGAATGATATGAACATCGTGAACGTTGCTGTTAGTCCCGCGGAATGATCGAAATGCTTCCCGTAGTTTCCAAGACGGCATACTTGATCTGCTCCATCCGCTCTAAGCCCTGAGATTCCCGTGCCGCCGTGAGGACATCCACTACACTGACTCTCGCTTTGACCATCAAGTCTGTAAGTGGCCTT is a genomic window of Candidatus Nitrospira kreftii containing:
- a CDS encoding hypothetical protein (conserved exported protein of unknown function) yields the protein MSGPETFPQLHAGRPRGCPGLIALLCCCLAPTTSSADDSFAENHAVLPPPAMEMEWGDHTRNDNLLSRSPTYAEARDACFAIGNRTEEQDKLRGAHGRPSLLLPRMRVCVGLVAAVDDIGWSGHEASGDHAKSLDHWAQAEQDYAMAVGILERTIEKEANQDLAALLKKLGAARFMQNDYSGAETVLRRALTIYTSTRGAEDLHVADTLDLLAGALFEQPQERALAGPLFFRAWVIREGALVPDHPAIADSLHHVAISLYSDNLSLAMPMLLRAKEIREKVFGHDHPLVAVSLSAMARMYEAHHHRDLAIPIYQDVLRIQERVFGPSASEAIQARDFLDMGSQEKPNQGGDPNAQR
- a CDS encoding hypothetical protein (conserved protein of unknown function), yielding MIPTTTRVEQHTDEVINDEIRRHTEQRIASVGRQGESEINRRLEELDQEWDMERTLEANAATIALVGLGLGAFVHRRFFILPAVVAGFLLQHAVQGWCPPVPVFRRLGIRTAREIDLERYGLKAIRGDFNDLTESQAVDERKAKRVLAAMNR